DNA sequence from the Cupriavidus oxalaticus genome:
GATCTCGCCGGCGCCCGGGATGTCGTGGATCTGGCCCACGCCCTGGCCGGCACCCCAGATGTCCTTCCACGCCTTGGCCTTGGAGCTGCCGCTGGAGAAGTCCATCCTGGTCTTGTCGGCCACCGGCAGGTTGTCCGGGTCCAGGCCCGCGTTGCTGATGCTTTCGCGGATGTAGTTGCCGTGCACGCCCGTGAACACGTTGGTGTAGACGATATCTGCGGCGGCCGAGCTGGTGATCGACCGCTTGTACGTTTCGGCTGCATGCGCCTCCTGCGAGGCGATGAAGCGCGTGCCGACGTAGGCGAAGTCGGCGCCCATGGCCTGCGCCGCCAGCACGGCCTCGCCGGTGGCGATCGAGCCCGACAGCGCGATCGGGCCGTCGAAGATCTTGCGTACCTCCCCCACCAGCGCGAACGGCGACAGCATGCCGGCATGGCCGCCGGCGCCGGCCGCGACCAGGATCAGGCCGTCGACGCCGGCCTCGATCGCCTTTTCGGCATGGCGCAGGCTGATCACGTCGTGCAGCACGATGCCGCCGTAGCTGTGCACCGCGTCGATCAGCTCCCTGGGCGGCGCGCGCAGCGAGGTGATGAAGATCGGCACCTTGTGCTCGACGCAGACCTTGATGTCGTGCTCGAGGCGGGCGTTGGACGCATGGACGATCTGGTTGACCGCGACCGGCCCGACCGGCGCGCCCGGGTTGGCGGCCTTGAACGCGGCCAGCTCATCCTGGATCTGCGTCAGCCATTCGCCGAGCAGCTCCGCGGGGCGCGCGTTCAGCGCCGGGAACGAACCGACGATGCCGGCCTTGCATTGCGCCAGCACCAGTTCGGGATAGCTGACGATGAACATGGGCGAGGCAATCACGGGCAGGGCCAGGTTCTGCAGGACCTGGGGCAGTTGCTTGGCGGCGGGCATGGTGTCTCCTGAACCACGGGCGGGCACGCGGAACATGCCCTAAATGAACGGTCGTTCGATTATAGGGAGTTTCCGGGGTGCGTCGCTAGAAGCCCAAGTCTATGCCGATCCTGCCGGCGATGGCAGGCGAGTCAGGTCAGATCGCTGTGTGGTGCAGGCATCACTGCATGGGCGGTCAGATTTCGGTGTGCTTGCCTGGCTATTGCCGATATTTCCCGTTTCTCAGACTGCGGGGAACAGGCAGTGCCTGCCCCCCGCTCTTCACGCGGCGATCAGTCCGGGGCGCGCTCGGGGACCGGTAGTTGTACCCATTCCTGATAGAAGGCCTCGATGTCCGGCTCGAAGTCGTGGATTACCGGATACCAGGGGGTGGGCGCCTCGACATCGTGCATGGTGCCGCACGCCGGGCAGTAGTACTCGCGATATACCTGCCACTGGGTGTCAGGGGCCATCAGCCTGGGATAGACCTCGGTCATTGCCTCTTCGGTGTCGCGCACATAGATCGAGGCATGCAGCTTCCAGTTCTCGCGGTAGTCGCAGAACTCGTGGCCGCAATCGCACTTGACCACCCATTTCCTGGTGCCGGCCGATTGCACAATGTGCATGTGCGGGCCGAGCGGAAGCACGATACGGTCCGGGAAGCTCACCTTGGCCTGCAGTGCGGCCAGGTACTGCTCGAACCGGCTGTCATCCTTGGGCATCGAGAGCATGCGGAAAGTGGTTTCCCAGTCCAGAGAGCCTTCGACGAGGTGGGCAACCTGTTCATTGGTGTAGGCAGACATTGTTCAGCTCCTTGATTCGGTGATTACTCTTCGACCTGGACGACGGTGGTGACGTCGGGCAGCAGGGAGAGGTCCATGCGGTGCTTGGCGCCGTAGGACGGCACGCCCAGTTCTTCCTCCAGCAGCTGCCATTCGGCGGGGAGGTTCCAGAATGCCTTGAACTCCCGCGTGAACTTCTCCGACAGGGCGAAGCTGGTGGCGAACATGTGCTGCACCTGGATGGACGCGTGCTTGTTGAGGATGCGTTCGCGCTCCTCCTTCATCCACTCGCGGGTTGGCAGGGACCGGGCCAGGCGTTCCTTGCGGATCTCGGCACGGCGGGCCTGGGTTTTGCCCGCATCTACCTTGAACACGCCCTTGGCGTCCTGGGTGAAGACGGCGCCATAGACCTTCTGCGCGTATTCCGGCAGCAGGAATTTCTGGTTGAGGTCCTCCTCGATGGCCTTCGGATCCCGGTCGATCGGGTCGCCAAAGCCCGGGCCGCCGCGCAGGTAGTTGAGGTACAGGTCGTGGTTGGCGTAGCAGTCCTCGGTGGTGATGCACTGCTTGTCACGCTTGACCACGGCAGTGGCATCGATGTGGCGCTCGTAGTCCGGCTTGCCCGGATCGATGTCGCCGCCCAGGGGCAAGGAGTCGCCAATGGCGATGCGCTTGTCCAGCCCTGTCTTGTGCGCCTCAAAGCGGTAGCCGGTGGCTGAGGGATAGCCGCCCATCATGCCCCAGTCGCTGTTCATGAACCCGTTGCCCATGAAGAACATGGTCCAGTCCTGGGCGTTCCACACCATGCGCAGCGTCTCGAAGCCGCACCCGCCGCGGTACTTGCCGTAGCCGCCGGAGTTGGCCTTGACGTTGCGGCCGAGGTAGAGCAGCGGCTCGGCCATCTCCCAGATCTCGATGTCGCCCATGTCGCCTTCCGGGTTCCAGATGGCGGCGGCATGGTTGAGGCCATCCTTGACGGCGCAGGCACCCGTGCCGCAGGAACTGGCCTCGAAGCTGTTGACCGCGTGGATCTCGCCGTCCTGGTTGATGCCGCCACCCTGCAGCCAGTTGGAGGTGTTGGCGTTGCCGGCATTGACCTCTTCCAGATAGCCACGGCTGAAATAGGACTGGGACAGACCGCGCCACAGGGCCGCCCAGCCTGAGACCAGGAAGTGCCAGGCGTAGGCGTGGCCAGTGCGGCGGTCATCCGGGTTGCACCAGGTGCCCTTTGGTAGCCGAAACTCGGTGGCGAAGTAGGCGCCGTCGTTGATGCGCTGGGTAGGCACCAGGGTCTGGCACATCATCACCCAGATGCCGGAAGTGAAGGCCACCTGATGGGCGTTGAAGGTGTGCCAGCCCCAGCGGCTCGCGCCTTCGAAGTCCAGGCGCCATTTTCCGTCCGGCCTGATGGTCATCTCCACCGGCGAGTGCATGATGGAGTCGAGCTTGGCGAAGGCGTTGGAGACCTGCACGTCGTCGTGCTTGTATGGCACGTCGACAAAGGAAACCTTGCGGTATTTGCCGGGCAGGGTCATGGCCTTGATGCGGCTCTGCAGTCCGCGGCGGCCTTCTTCGATGACCTCGAAGGCAAACTTCTCGTAGGCTTCGATGCCGTCGGCGCGGATCACTTCCTCCACCAACTCGCGGATCATGTGGCAGCCGGCGATGCGGGTCTTTTCGTCGAGGATCCAGTACTTGGGCGTGCGCACCGAGCGCTGGGACTCATGCAGCCAGTCGCGCAGCGGCTCGTCGTTCACCCCGGTCTTGCGGCAGGTGATCATGTAGCCGTCGCCGAAGCGCTGGGTCTGGCCGGTGGACATTGAGCCCGGCGTCACCGAGCCGGTGTCGATGACATGGGTGACGCCGCCCACCCAGCCGATCAGCCGTCCTTCCCAGAAGATCGGGACGATGGTGGCGATGTCGCATGGATGGACGTTACCGATGGCGCAGTCATTGGTCGTGAACATGTCGCCGGGGTTGATGCCGG
Encoded proteins:
- a CDS encoding hydantoinase B/oxoprolinase family protein, translating into MEVFQQPVKQYRDGIIERTKATGHYNGLKKLEFRDSDPIGYEKLFSKLRGGLVHARETAKKIAASPIVEQEGELCFTLYNAAGDCVLTSTGIIIHVGTMGAAIKYMIENNWEANPGINPGDMFTTNDCAIGNVHPCDIATIVPIFWEGRLIGWVGGVTHVIDTGSVTPGSMSTGQTQRFGDGYMITCRKTGVNDEPLRDWLHESQRSVRTPKYWILDEKTRIAGCHMIRELVEEVIRADGIEAYEKFAFEVIEEGRRGLQSRIKAMTLPGKYRKVSFVDVPYKHDDVQVSNAFAKLDSIMHSPVEMTIRPDGKWRLDFEGASRWGWHTFNAHQVAFTSGIWVMMCQTLVPTQRINDGAYFATEFRLPKGTWCNPDDRRTGHAYAWHFLVSGWAALWRGLSQSYFSRGYLEEVNAGNANTSNWLQGGGINQDGEIHAVNSFEASSCGTGACAVKDGLNHAAAIWNPEGDMGDIEIWEMAEPLLYLGRNVKANSGGYGKYRGGCGFETLRMVWNAQDWTMFFMGNGFMNSDWGMMGGYPSATGYRFEAHKTGLDKRIAIGDSLPLGGDIDPGKPDYERHIDATAVVKRDKQCITTEDCYANHDLYLNYLRGGPGFGDPIDRDPKAIEEDLNQKFLLPEYAQKVYGAVFTQDAKGVFKVDAGKTQARRAEIRKERLARSLPTREWMKEERERILNKHASIQVQHMFATSFALSEKFTREFKAFWNLPAEWQLLEEELGVPSYGAKHRMDLSLLPDVTTVVQVEE
- a CDS encoding acetone carboxylase subunit gamma — encoded protein: MSAYTNEQVAHLVEGSLDWETTFRMLSMPKDDSRFEQYLAALQAKVSFPDRIVLPLGPHMHIVQSAGTRKWVVKCDCGHEFCDYRENWKLHASIYVRDTEEAMTEVYPRLMAPDTQWQVYREYYCPACGTMHDVEAPTPWYPVIHDFEPDIEAFYQEWVQLPVPERAPD
- a CDS encoding NAD(P)H-dependent flavin oxidoreductase, with translation MPAAKQLPQVLQNLALPVIASPMFIVSYPELVLAQCKAGIVGSFPALNARPAELLGEWLTQIQDELAAFKAANPGAPVGPVAVNQIVHASNARLEHDIKVCVEHKVPIFITSLRAPPRELIDAVHSYGGIVLHDVISLRHAEKAIEAGVDGLILVAAGAGGHAGMLSPFALVGEVRKIFDGPIALSGSIATGEAVLAAQAMGADFAYVGTRFIASQEAHAAETYKRSITSSAAADIVYTNVFTGVHGNYIRESISNAGLDPDNLPVADKTRMDFSSGSSKAKAWKDIWGAGQGVGQIHDIPGAGEIVARMKAEYDAAKARLGIAR